A window of Perognathus longimembris pacificus isolate PPM17 chromosome 6, ASM2315922v1, whole genome shotgun sequence contains these coding sequences:
- the Tpmt gene encoding thiopurine S-methyltransferase isoform X1: MASLTSRLFSTRWRARGTTVAMRSYLDSASLKFYPHACASKIAEHDLKYHLPIARYHKDWRQKCPQTMGDIKASLDIKEFPDSEVCQTRVLTLEEWRDKWVTGDTAFHQEKGNQLLKKHLETFLNDQSGLRVFFPLCGKAVEMKWLADRGHSVVGVEISELGIREFFKEQNLSYSEEPITEIPGATVFKSSSGNISLYCCSIFDLPRANISQFDRIWDRGALVAINPDDRKRYTDVILSLLRKEFRYLLAVLSYDPTKHAGPPFYVTDAEIRRLFGTRCNINCLEKVDAFEERHKRWGIDYFFEKLYLLTEK; this comes from the exons atggcctctctcacctctaggctttttagCACTAGGTGGAGAGCAAGAGGCACCACAGTGGCTATGAGAAGTTACTTAGACTCTGCCTCCTTGAAATTCTACCCTCATGCCTGTGCCTCAAAGATTGCTGAGCATGACCTAAAGTACCACCTTCCCATCGCAAGATACCACA AGGATTGGAGACAGAAGTGTCCACAAACAATGGGTGATATAAAAGCATCACTTGATATTAAAGAGTTCCCTGATTCTGAGGTATGTCAGACCCGAGTGTTAACCCTGGAAGAATGGCGAGACAAGTGGGTGACCGGTGACACTGCATTTCatcaagaaaaaggaaatca gctattAAAGAAGCATCTAGAGACTTTTCTTAACGACCAGAGTGGACTGAGGGTATTTTTCCCTCTTTGTGGAAAAGCAGTGGAGATGAAATG GTTGGCAGACCGGGGCCACAGTGTGGTTGGTGTGGAAATCAGTGAACTTGGGATACGGGAATTTTTTAAGGAGCAAAACCTTTCATACTCAGAAGAACCAATCACAGAAATTCCTGGTGCCACGGTATTTAAG AGTTCTTCAGGGAACATTTCTTTGTACTGTTGCAGCATTTTTGACCTTCCCAG ggcAAATATTAGCCAATTTGACAGGATTTGGGATAGAGGAGCCTTAGTCGCCATCAATCCTGATGATCGCAAACG TTATACAGATGTAATACTGTCTCTCTTGAGAAAAGAATTCCGCTACCTCCTGGCAGTTTTGTCTTATGATCCAACAAAACATGCAG GTCCACCATTTTATGTCACAGATGCTGAAATTAGAAGGTTGTTTG GGACAAGATGCAATATTAATTGCCTTGAGAAAGTTGATGCTTTCGAAGAACGACATAAACGTTGGGGAATTGACTACTTTTTTGAGAAGTTATATCTACTGACAGAAAAGTAA
- the Tpmt gene encoding thiopurine S-methyltransferase isoform X2 has translation MGDIKASLDIKEFPDSEVCQTRVLTLEEWRDKWVTGDTAFHQEKGNQLLKKHLETFLNDQSGLRVFFPLCGKAVEMKWLADRGHSVVGVEISELGIREFFKEQNLSYSEEPITEIPGATVFKSSSGNISLYCCSIFDLPRANISQFDRIWDRGALVAINPDDRKRYTDVILSLLRKEFRYLLAVLSYDPTKHAGPPFYVTDAEIRRLFGTRCNINCLEKVDAFEERHKRWGIDYFFEKLYLLTEK, from the exons ATGGGTGATATAAAAGCATCACTTGATATTAAAGAGTTCCCTGATTCTGAGGTATGTCAGACCCGAGTGTTAACCCTGGAAGAATGGCGAGACAAGTGGGTGACCGGTGACACTGCATTTCatcaagaaaaaggaaatca gctattAAAGAAGCATCTAGAGACTTTTCTTAACGACCAGAGTGGACTGAGGGTATTTTTCCCTCTTTGTGGAAAAGCAGTGGAGATGAAATG GTTGGCAGACCGGGGCCACAGTGTGGTTGGTGTGGAAATCAGTGAACTTGGGATACGGGAATTTTTTAAGGAGCAAAACCTTTCATACTCAGAAGAACCAATCACAGAAATTCCTGGTGCCACGGTATTTAAG AGTTCTTCAGGGAACATTTCTTTGTACTGTTGCAGCATTTTTGACCTTCCCAG ggcAAATATTAGCCAATTTGACAGGATTTGGGATAGAGGAGCCTTAGTCGCCATCAATCCTGATGATCGCAAACG TTATACAGATGTAATACTGTCTCTCTTGAGAAAAGAATTCCGCTACCTCCTGGCAGTTTTGTCTTATGATCCAACAAAACATGCAG GTCCACCATTTTATGTCACAGATGCTGAAATTAGAAGGTTGTTTG GGACAAGATGCAATATTAATTGCCTTGAGAAAGTTGATGCTTTCGAAGAACGACATAAACGTTGGGGAATTGACTACTTTTTTGAGAAGTTATATCTACTGACAGAAAAGTAA